Proteins from a genomic interval of Actinomycetota bacterium:
- the hisD gene encoding histidinol dehydrogenase, which yields MIEQIELKIGFDEDGARESLAKPLFERPEVEAAVRDIIETVARDGDRALFAYTEKFDKIALTTETVRVSAEEFDAAYSLVESEFLGAIKEAKERITAFHKRQKQNSWFTVENGTFLGQLVRPVERAGIYVPGGRAAYPSSVLMNAIPAKVAGVDEIAMVVPGAIRAEVLVAAAEVGVDEVYKVGGAQAIAALAFGTESIKKVDVIAGPGNIYVTLAKKMVVGSVNIDMLAGPSEVVVVADANAKPSYIAADLLAQAEHDPDASAILITDSKALAQKVVEALTIQLARLERKDIAEKSLAENGRIFLVASREEAIRLSNIIAPEHLELMIDNPLEALGLVRNAGAIFLGAYTPEAVGDYVAGPNHVLPTGGTARFYSPLSVDTFIKKSSVLSFSRQSLGMVADAAVTIANGEGLGAHAKSIEYRMEG from the coding sequence ATGATTGAGCAAATCGAATTAAAAATTGGGTTCGACGAAGACGGCGCGCGCGAGTCGCTCGCGAAGCCGCTTTTTGAACGGCCGGAAGTCGAAGCGGCCGTTCGCGACATCATCGAAACCGTCGCTCGTGACGGCGACAGAGCGCTCTTCGCGTATACCGAGAAGTTCGACAAGATAGCGCTGACAACGGAGACGGTCCGTGTGAGCGCCGAGGAGTTCGACGCGGCATACTCTTTAGTCGAGAGCGAGTTTCTCGGCGCCATAAAGGAAGCCAAAGAGCGCATCACGGCTTTTCATAAGAGGCAAAAGCAAAACTCCTGGTTTACCGTTGAGAACGGGACGTTCTTGGGCCAGTTGGTCAGGCCGGTCGAGCGCGCCGGCATCTATGTGCCCGGTGGGCGGGCGGCTTACCCGTCATCGGTACTGATGAACGCGATTCCGGCCAAGGTAGCCGGTGTCGACGAGATAGCGATGGTCGTGCCCGGCGCCATCCGCGCCGAAGTGCTCGTAGCCGCCGCCGAGGTCGGCGTCGACGAGGTCTATAAAGTAGGCGGCGCCCAGGCGATTGCGGCGCTCGCGTTCGGCACGGAATCTATCAAAAAGGTCGATGTCATCGCGGGCCCGGGCAACATCTACGTAACACTCGCCAAGAAGATGGTCGTGGGCTCGGTAAATATCGATATGCTGGCCGGCCCGAGCGAGGTCGTAGTCGTAGCCGACGCGAACGCGAAACCGTCCTATATCGCCGCCGACCTCCTCGCCCAAGCCGAGCACGACCCGGACGCATCCGCAATCCTCATAACAGATTCAAAGGCGTTGGCGCAAAAAGTCGTCGAGGCGCTGACAATACAGCTCGCGCGGCTAGAGCGCAAGGACATCGCCGAGAAATCGCTCGCCGAGAACGGCCGGATATTCTTGGTCGCCTCGCGCGAAGAGGCGATTCGTCTCTCCAACATCATCGCGCCCGAGCACCTCGAGTTGATGATAGATAACCCGCTGGAGGCTCTGGGCCTGGTCAGAAACGCCGGAGCGATATTTTTGGGCGCGTACACACCCGAAGCCGTCGGCGATTATGTCGCCGGCCCGAACCACGTCCTGCCGACCGGGGGAACCGCGAGGTTTTACTCGCCGCTGAGCGTGGATACATTTATAAAGAAATCGAGCGTGCTGAGCTTTTCGAGGCAATCTCTCGGGATGGTCGCCGACGCGGCCGTTACCATCGCCAACGGCGAAGGCCTGGGGGCGCACGCGAAATCCATAGAATATCGCATGGAGGGATAA
- the hisC gene encoding histidinol-phosphate transaminase — MIGPRTHIAAIEPYHLPKVEADIVLAANESPYNLPQSVIDEIKDEFDRIAYNRYPDPFSTELRGLIAARYGLGLENVFVGNGGDEVIQNLFLAYGGPGRKAVTFDPMFEIYGITGRITETEMVSLLRDPETLRADSAIGQAYDVDAALIFLCSPNNPTGDSVSLEKIEELLKNTDALVVIDEAYAEFSGRTALPLMAKYENLAILRTFSKAYSLAGLRAGYLLANNEVIGSLLKVKLFFNFSKLSQAIARIAFSHRDIFEKKLETILSERDRLFAELSKMERVKPYPSEANYIMFRTEKPAAEVWQGLLDKRILIRNCGNQVLLEDCLRVTVGSPEENEAFLKALRELV, encoded by the coding sequence ATGATCGGTCCCCGCACACACATCGCGGCCATCGAGCCATACCACTTGCCAAAGGTAGAGGCCGACATAGTGCTCGCGGCGAACGAGAGCCCATATAATCTGCCGCAGTCGGTTATCGATGAGATAAAAGACGAGTTCGACCGGATAGCATATAACCGCTATCCCGACCCGTTCTCGACTGAGCTGCGCGGCCTTATCGCCGCCCGTTACGGGCTCGGCCTAGAAAATGTCTTCGTGGGAAACGGCGGGGATGAGGTCATCCAAAATCTCTTTCTCGCGTACGGCGGGCCGGGCCGCAAAGCGGTCACCTTCGACCCGATGTTCGAGATATATGGGATTACCGGTCGCATCACCGAGACCGAGATGGTGTCTTTGCTGCGAGACCCTGAGACGCTCCGTGCGGACTCGGCCATTGGGCAGGCGTACGATGTCGACGCGGCGCTCATCTTTCTTTGCTCTCCGAACAATCCGACCGGCGATTCGGTCTCGCTTGAGAAGATAGAAGAGCTTTTGAAAAACACCGACGCGCTGGTCGTCATCGACGAGGCGTACGCCGAGTTCAGCGGACGGACGGCGCTGCCGCTTATGGCCAAATATGAAAACCTCGCGATATTGCGGACGTTTTCAAAAGCGTATTCGCTGGCGGGTTTGCGCGCGGGATATCTATTGGCCAATAATGAAGTCATCGGGAGTTTGTTGAAAGTAAAACTCTTCTTTAATTTCAGCAAACTCTCGCAGGCGATTGCGCGAATCGCGTTTTCGCATCGTGATATATTCGAGAAGAAGTTAGAGACGATTCTTAGCGAGCGTGACCGGCTCTTCGCCGAGCTTTCGAAGATGGAGCGCGTGAAGCCATATCCGAGCGAGGCGAATTACATTATGTTCAGGACGGAGAAGCCCGCCGCCGAGGTATGGCAGGGCCTTCTCGACAAGCGCATATTGATTCGAAACTGCGGCAATCAAGTGCTGCTCGAAGATTGCCTGCGGGTGACAGTGGGTTCGCCGGAGGAAAACGAGGCGTTTCTGAAAGCGCTGCGAGAACTGGTGTGA
- the hisB gene encoding imidazoleglycerol-phosphate dehydratase HisB, with translation MGARKSEIKRTTKETDIELVLNLDGAGEVEIDTGIPFFDHMLTMVGKHGLMDLKVTAKGDLEVDGHHTVEDIGICLGQALNEAVGDKKGIRRYGSCMMPMDEALALVALDISGRPYLVYDVELPAEIIGSYDTLLTVEFLRAFANTAAITLHVRMLSGRNAHHMVEAVFKGLARALGEAVEIDPRNAGQVPSTKGRI, from the coding sequence ATGGGCGCAAGAAAATCTGAAATAAAAAGAACGACGAAAGAGACCGATATCGAGCTGGTCCTAAACTTGGACGGCGCCGGCGAGGTCGAAATCGACACCGGAATCCCCTTCTTCGACCACATGCTTACGATGGTCGGCAAGCACGGTCTTATGGATTTGAAGGTCACGGCTAAAGGCGACTTGGAGGTCGACGGGCACCACACCGTCGAAGATATCGGGATTTGCCTGGGACAGGCGCTCAACGAGGCGGTCGGCGATAAAAAGGGAATCCGGCGCTACGGGAGCTGTATGATGCCGATGGATGAGGCGCTGGCGCTGGTGGCGCTCGATATCAGCGGGCGTCCGTATCTCGTATACGATGTCGAGTTGCCGGCCGAGATAATCGGCAGCTACGACACGCTTTTGACCGTAGAGTTCCTGCGGGCGTTTGCGAATACCGCGGCGATAACGCTCCACGTCAGGATGCTCTCCGGGAGAAACGCCCACCATATGGTAGAGGCGGTCTTCAAAGGCCTGGCGCGCGCGCTCGGCGAGGCGGTCGAGATAGACCCGAGAAATGCGGGGCAGGTTCCGAGCACTAAGGGCCGGATATAG
- the hisH gene encoding imidazole glycerol phosphate synthase subunit HisH produces MIAIIDYGMGNLRSVEKAFEKLGFEVTVSGDPIVIRRAEGVVLPGVGAFADCMANLRAAGLEGAVRDSIARKKPFLGICLGLQLLFKQSEEDGIHEGLGIFDGTVRRLPEDKKIPHMGWNQVHYVNKAPIFKGVPRESNFYFVHSYYVDPVDTGIISTTTDYGLEFTSGIWSGNVYAVQFHPEKSGDVGLKVLENFGGLCK; encoded by the coding sequence TTGATAGCGATAATCGATTACGGGATGGGCAACCTAAGGAGCGTTGAGAAAGCGTTCGAGAAGCTCGGTTTCGAAGTAACCGTCTCGGGCGACCCGATCGTCATAAGGCGAGCCGAAGGCGTAGTCTTGCCGGGGGTCGGCGCGTTTGCCGACTGCATGGCGAACTTGCGGGCGGCCGGCTTAGAGGGCGCGGTGCGCGATAGCATCGCGAGAAAGAAGCCGTTTCTCGGTATATGCCTCGGGCTCCAATTGCTCTTCAAGCAAAGCGAAGAAGACGGCATCCACGAGGGGCTGGGGATTTTCGACGGCACCGTACGGCGGCTGCCCGAAGACAAAAAGATTCCCCACATGGGATGGAATCAGGTGCACTATGTCAACAAGGCGCCGATATTTAAGGGCGTTCCCAGGGAGTCGAACTTCTATTTCGTCCACTCCTACTATGTCGACCCGGTGGATACGGGAATAATCTCGACAACGACCGACTATGGGTTGGAGTTTACCTCCGGCATCTGGTCCGGAAATGTCTACGCCGTCCAGTTCCACCCGGAGAAGAGCGGCGACGTCGGCTTAAAAGTGCTGGAGAATTTTGGGGGGTTATGTAAGTGA
- the hisA gene encoding 1-(5-phosphoribosyl)-5-[(5-phosphoribosylamino)methylideneamino]imidazole-4-carboxamide isomerase, whose amino-acid sequence MIIYPAIDIMGGKCVRLYQGRADAVTVYADIPADMAEKWQGEGAEFLHVVDLDGAFTGSSQNLGAIEEIIKRVDVPVQLGGGLRTIEDLDRVFSVGVARAILGTSVISDPELVKEACAKYPGKIVAGLDAREGKVAIKGWVEETDIFAVDIAMQLEVYGVSRIVYTDIMMDGAQTGINLFETEEFAESIFIPVIASGGVATLSDIRQIKPLQFSGVEGVIIGRALYENNFTLAEAIAVARWDNVNR is encoded by the coding sequence GTGATAATATATCCGGCCATAGATATAATGGGCGGCAAGTGCGTCCGCCTATACCAGGGCCGAGCCGATGCCGTGACCGTCTACGCCGACATCCCGGCCGACATGGCCGAGAAGTGGCAGGGCGAGGGCGCCGAGTTTTTGCACGTCGTCGACTTAGACGGCGCTTTTACGGGGTCGTCTCAAAACCTCGGCGCAATCGAAGAGATTATAAAACGGGTCGATGTGCCGGTTCAGCTCGGCGGCGGTTTACGCACCATCGAAGACCTGGACCGTGTTTTCAGCGTCGGTGTCGCCCGCGCCATCCTGGGAACCTCGGTTATAAGCGATCCCGAATTGGTCAAAGAGGCTTGCGCCAAATATCCCGGCAAGATAGTCGCGGGGCTCGATGCCAGGGAGGGCAAGGTAGCGATAAAAGGGTGGGTCGAAGAGACCGATATCTTCGCCGTCGATATCGCCATGCAGCTCGAAGTCTACGGCGTCAGCCGCATCGTCTACACCGATATCATGATGGACGGCGCGCAGACCGGTATTAACTTATTTGAAACGGAAGAATTCGCTGAGAGCATCTTTATCCCGGTGATAGCTTCGGGGGGCGTGGCGACGCTCAGCGATATCAGGCAGATTAAGCCGCTCCAGTTTTCAGGCGTCGAGGGTGTTATCATCGGGCGCGCCCTATATGAAAACAACTTCACGCTCGCGGAAGCGATAGCGGTTGCGAGGTGGGATAATGTTAACCGTTAG
- the hisF gene encoding imidazole glycerol phosphate synthase subunit HisF, with protein sequence MLTVRIIPCLDVHEGRVVKGVNFVNLRDAGDPVELAEVYDKAGADELVFLDITASHEGRDTIFDVASRTAEQVFIPYTVGGGIKSSDDIRRMLSTGADKIGMNSAAVKNPDIIRETSRRYGSQCIVVAIDARLIGPDKWEVYVNGGRVPTGIDAVEWAGRVESLGAGEILLTSMNRDGTKDGYDLPLTKAICDAVNIPVIASGGAGKLEHFAEVVVETGADAVLAASLFHYGELSIREVKEYMAGQGIPVRL encoded by the coding sequence ATGTTAACCGTTAGAATCATCCCCTGCCTCGACGTCCATGAAGGGCGGGTCGTCAAGGGTGTAAACTTCGTCAATCTGCGCGACGCCGGCGACCCGGTCGAGTTGGCCGAGGTATACGATAAAGCCGGCGCGGACGAGCTTGTTTTTTTGGATATAACCGCGTCCCACGAGGGGCGCGATACTATCTTCGACGTCGCGTCGCGCACCGCCGAGCAGGTCTTTATCCCATATACCGTCGGCGGCGGGATAAAGTCGAGCGACGACATCCGCCGGATGCTCAGCACCGGCGCCGATAAAATCGGCATGAACTCCGCGGCGGTGAAGAATCCCGACATTATACGGGAGACATCGCGCCGCTACGGCTCGCAATGTATCGTCGTCGCCATAGACGCGCGGCTCATCGGACCGGATAAGTGGGAGGTCTACGTAAACGGCGGGCGCGTGCCTACCGGCATCGACGCCGTCGAGTGGGCCGGGCGCGTTGAATCGCTCGGCGCGGGAGAAATTCTCCTCACCAGCATGAACCGGGACGGCACCAAAGACGGTTATGACCTGCCGCTCACCAAAGCGATTTGCGACGCAGTTAATATCCCCGTAATCGCCTCGGGCGGAGCGGGCAAACTCGAGCACTTTGCAGAGGTCGTCGTCGAGACCGGCGCCGACGCGGTGCTGGCCGCTTCCCTCTTCCACTACGGCGAACTCTCCATTCGAGAGGTAAAAGAGTACATGGCCGGCCAGGGGATACCGGTTAGGCTGTAG
- the hisI gene encoding phosphoribosyl-AMP cyclohydrolase: protein MRILEDLKFDANGLIPAIIQEQGTNEVLMVAYMNKESVKKTVETGRTWFWSRSRQQYWCKGDTSGHVQRVKELRYDCDADALLILVEQTGVACHTGHKSCFYRAVDFSTGDSIKIAEPEVEMGEAAKFD, encoded by the coding sequence GTGCGGATTCTTGAGGACTTAAAATTTGACGCGAACGGTTTGATTCCGGCGATAATCCAAGAGCAGGGGACAAACGAGGTGCTGATGGTCGCCTATATGAACAAAGAATCGGTCAAGAAGACCGTCGAGACGGGGCGAACCTGGTTCTGGAGCAGAAGCCGGCAACAGTACTGGTGCAAGGGGGATACCTCCGGCCACGTCCAACGCGTTAAAGAGCTGCGCTACGATTGCGACGCCGACGCGCTCCTTATTCTCGTCGAGCAAACAGGCGTTGCCTGCCACACCGGCCACAAGTCGTGTTTCTATAGGGCGGTCGATTTCTCAACCGGTGATAGTATCAAAATCGCCGAGCCCGAAGTAGAGATGGGGGAGGCAGCTAAATTTGATTGA
- a CDS encoding ImmA/IrrE family metallo-endopeptidase yields MNEPDLKKILAAKIKQARKRIGYTQEDLANVASLPHPQTVSDIEKGEREVKVWELANIAKALHVDIMDFMTTSDLPALSHVAWRVQPQKCKEDIEAGFLEKCTIYAELESLLGFYNQKPLPQYEVGPQQPDFAKVEQIAAEMNQILDLGSKPALSLTRVLEDNFGVKIWYYDIENGSAASARGEFGAAILMNFKEAPWRRNYNFAHELFHLITWDATRMGELKPELWSNLEKMADAFASYLLMPKHAIRDAFENRIQDEVIHYSDLVEVAREFEVSTAALLWRLYRLNKISQDKVQALLDDPAFQAVDKTTMYRNWRHPLPLPDRFVRLAFLAYQKGKLSRMQLSKYLDTSLIDLSNILSQYGFDEWENYELEITAS; encoded by the coding sequence ATGAACGAACCCGACCTCAAGAAAATCCTTGCCGCCAAAATAAAACAAGCTAGAAAACGCATTGGTTACACTCAAGAAGATTTAGCAAATGTAGCCTCTTTGCCACACCCGCAAACAGTTTCCGATATAGAAAAAGGTGAGCGTGAAGTAAAGGTTTGGGAGTTGGCAAATATAGCTAAAGCGCTTCATGTAGATATTATGGATTTCATGACCACTAGTGATTTGCCGGCACTTAGCCATGTCGCTTGGCGGGTGCAGCCGCAAAAGTGTAAAGAAGATATCGAGGCAGGTTTTTTGGAAAAATGCACTATTTATGCAGAACTTGAGAGCTTGCTAGGCTTCTACAATCAAAAACCGCTTCCTCAATATGAGGTAGGTCCGCAGCAGCCGGACTTTGCCAAAGTTGAACAGATCGCTGCTGAGATGAACCAAATACTCGATTTAGGATCGAAACCAGCGCTCTCACTAACGAGGGTCTTAGAGGATAATTTTGGCGTAAAGATTTGGTATTACGATATAGAGAATGGGTCGGCCGCATCAGCAAGGGGTGAATTTGGAGCGGCCATCCTAATGAATTTCAAAGAAGCACCATGGCGGCGAAATTATAACTTTGCCCATGAACTCTTCCATCTAATAACCTGGGATGCGACGAGAATGGGCGAATTAAAGCCTGAGCTTTGGTCTAACCTTGAAAAGATGGCTGATGCTTTTGCCTCTTACCTGTTAATGCCTAAACATGCGATTAGAGATGCTTTTGAAAATAGAATTCAAGACGAGGTTATACATTATAGCGACCTTGTCGAGGTCGCTCGCGAGTTTGAAGTGTCGACGGCAGCTTTGCTTTGGCGACTCTACCGTCTAAATAAGATTAGTCAGGATAAAGTTCAAGCGCTCCTTGATGACCCTGCATTTCAAGCTGTAGATAAGACTACAATGTATAGGAACTGGCGGCACCCTTTGCCATTACCTGATCGTTTTGTGCGATTAGCGTTTCTCGCTTATCAAAAAGGAAAGTTATCACGCATGCAGCTATCTAAGTACCTTGATACGAGTTTAATAGATCTTTCTAATATTCTATCGCAGTACGGTTTTGATGAGTGGGAGAACTACGAACTTGAAATTACTGCTTCTTGA
- a CDS encoding DJ-1/PfpI family protein has translation MADMIDKTVLFLATDGLDARAFEIIWDCFGDFDASTRIASSSADEEVCDSTSLLSTHSDMSFADAAGQNFDVVVIADGATANAVADSLAGKTVILRAFEQNAAIVSVGEGALALIAADVVSGLAVAAPPSFKEPLANAGATLSNEPLAASENIFSARDSEADLKELCTMVSKYITSKREAA, from the coding sequence ATGGCCGACATGATAGACAAGACAGTTCTGTTTTTGGCGACTGATGGGCTTGACGCGAGGGCGTTCGAGATAATATGGGATTGCTTTGGCGATTTCGACGCATCGACGCGCATAGCGAGTTCATCGGCGGATGAAGAGGTCTGCGACTCGACCAGCTTGCTCAGCACGCATAGCGATATGTCGTTCGCGGACGCGGCCGGGCAAAATTTTGACGTTGTCGTTATCGCCGATGGCGCCACCGCGAACGCTGTCGCGGATAGCCTTGCGGGCAAGACGGTTATTTTGCGCGCGTTTGAGCAGAATGCCGCTATCGTTTCGGTAGGTGAGGGCGCGCTTGCTCTCATCGCAGCGGATGTCGTAAGCGGATTGGCGGTTGCCGCTCCACCATCCTTTAAGGAACCACTCGCCAATGCCGGCGCGACGCTGTCGAACGAGCCTCTGGCGGCGAGCGAAAATATTTTTTCAGCGCGCGATTCCGAAGCCGACCTTAAGGAACTATGCACGATGGTCTCTAAATACATAACCAGCAAGCGCGAAGCCGCGTAG
- the trpE gene encoding anthranilate synthase component I, translated as MYTPSRSDFKKLAQDYNVIPVYREIIADMDTPVSAFLKLGNETNSFLLESVVGGEQQGRYSFLGSNPYLVITAHGNRVTIEGEEDAVLEGVDDPLSVLEEKMGAYRPADIEGLPPFYGGAVGYLGYDAVRYFEQIPRNATDDLDIPEMVFMLTDTVVIFDHLKHKIKVVVNARANGGDLNELYSGAVEKIDGLIKKLRASIAHTQLVELARFKTREFSSNVTESRFTEMVEQAKKYIYDGDIFQVVLSQRFSTPVTIEPFDIYRVLRTINPSPYMIYLKTGDCVIAGSSPEPLIQVQDGAVLTRPIAGTRPRGASADEERMLEDDLMGDEKERAEHVMLVDLGRNDIGRVCGPGTVKVDDLMYVERYSHVMHIVSTVTGELAVGRSAYDALRAAFPAGTVSGAPKIRAMEIIDELEPTLRGPYAGVYGYFGFNGNLDCGITIRTIVIKEGQAYVQAGAGIVADSVPQKEYIETKNKARALFAAIDQAGYAGTALRA; from the coding sequence ATGTATACACCATCTCGAAGCGATTTTAAGAAATTGGCCCAGGACTACAACGTAATCCCGGTCTACAGGGAAATCATCGCCGACATGGACACGCCGGTCTCGGCTTTTCTGAAGCTCGGCAACGAGACCAACTCGTTCCTGCTCGAAAGCGTCGTCGGCGGCGAGCAACAAGGCAGGTATTCGTTTCTCGGGAGCAATCCCTACCTCGTCATCACCGCGCATGGAAATCGCGTTACGATAGAAGGCGAGGAGGACGCCGTTCTGGAGGGTGTCGATGACCCGCTCAGTGTGCTAGAGGAGAAGATGGGCGCGTATCGCCCGGCGGACATCGAAGGGCTTCCGCCGTTCTATGGCGGAGCCGTCGGATACCTCGGCTACGACGCCGTTCGCTACTTCGAGCAGATACCGCGGAACGCGACCGACGACCTCGACATCCCGGAGATGGTCTTTATGCTGACCGATACGGTAGTCATCTTCGACCACTTGAAGCATAAGATAAAAGTCGTTGTAAACGCCCGCGCAAACGGTGGCGACCTCAACGAACTCTACAGCGGCGCGGTCGAGAAGATCGACGGGTTAATTAAGAAACTGCGCGCGTCCATCGCCCACACTCAACTCGTTGAGCTGGCCCGTTTCAAGACGCGTGAATTCTCCTCGAATGTTACCGAGAGCAGGTTTACCGAGATGGTCGAGCAGGCCAAAAAATATATCTACGACGGCGATATCTTTCAAGTCGTCCTTTCGCAGAGATTTTCGACGCCCGTTACCATCGAGCCGTTCGATATCTACCGCGTGCTGCGCACCATCAATCCATCCCCCTACATGATATATCTCAAGACCGGGGATTGCGTGATAGCCGGGTCTTCCCCCGAGCCGCTCATTCAAGTTCAGGACGGAGCCGTTCTCACCCGGCCGATAGCGGGGACCAGGCCGAGAGGGGCGAGTGCGGACGAAGAGCGTATGCTCGAGGACGACCTCATGGGGGACGAAAAAGAGCGCGCCGAGCATGTCATGCTCGTCGATTTAGGCAGAAACGATATCGGACGGGTCTGCGGGCCCGGAACGGTCAAAGTCGATGATTTGATGTATGTCGAGAGGTATTCGCATGTCATGCATATCGTTTCGACGGTCACCGGCGAGCTGGCGGTAGGCAGAAGCGCGTACGATGCGCTGCGGGCCGCGTTTCCGGCGGGAACGGTCTCGGGAGCCCCGAAGATTCGGGCGATGGAGATCATCGATGAGTTGGAGCCGACGCTTCGAGGGCCGTATGCCGGCGTATACGGGTATTTCGGGTTTAACGGCAACCTCGATTGCGGTATAACCATCCGTACCATCGTTATAAAAGAGGGCCAGGCTTATGTTCAAGCCGGCGCAGGCATTGTCGCGGATTCGGTCCCGCAGAAGGAATATATCGAAACCAAGAATAAAGCGCGGGCGCTCTTCGCGGCGATAGACCAGGCCGGCTACGCAGGCACCGCTTTGCGGGCATAG
- a CDS encoding ATP-binding protein produces the protein MYRCKRCVLHNSVDEFTIGSESSNLARIRDHIDFIGNHCDLDEKQLFDLQVAVGEAAANAIEHGSPLGRDNIVRLKATCDSEYLTVTIKDEGRFRRCVRGPNGEEVDFRGRGIPLMLALMEKVAIDEAKDGTCVMLVTQVARSYHVSEELAGS, from the coding sequence ATGTACAGGTGTAAACGGTGCGTTCTCCACAATTCCGTAGATGAGTTTACTATAGGGAGCGAATCATCGAACCTTGCCCGCATTCGCGACCATATAGATTTCATCGGCAATCACTGTGACCTCGATGAAAAGCAACTCTTCGATCTCCAAGTCGCCGTCGGTGAAGCCGCGGCCAATGCTATTGAACACGGCTCGCCGTTAGGACGTGACAATATCGTGCGCCTCAAAGCGACTTGCGATAGCGAGTATTTGACCGTTACTATAAAAGACGAGGGTCGATTTAGGCGCTGTGTGCGTGGGCCCAACGGCGAAGAGGTCGATTTCAGGGGGCGTGGTATCCCGCTCATGTTGGCGCTTATGGAAAAAGTCGCCATCGACGAGGCAAAAGACGGAACCTGCGTTATGCTCGTTACCCAAGTCGCGCGAAGCTATCATGTCAGCGAAGAGTTGGCCGGCTCATAA
- a CDS encoding sigma-70 family RNA polymerase sigma factor, with amino-acid sequence MDTLTDIKELVERAKNYDTEAFGRIYDLYFDKIFNYAYYKVGNRHEAEDIAEQVFLKALEKISGFEWRGAPFSSWLFRIASNLVIDFYRAGKYEMVDISCEEDSLYVGGCGPEESAMREHDRASLVDAIKTLTEEQQQVIIFRFILGMSNEEVAEVIGKNVGAVKALRHRAINALGKTLGRE; translated from the coding sequence ATGGATACACTAACGGACATCAAAGAACTAGTAGAAAGAGCTAAAAACTACGACACCGAAGCTTTCGGTCGAATTTACGACCTGTACTTTGATAAGATTTTTAACTACGCCTACTATAAGGTAGGCAACCGCCATGAAGCTGAAGACATTGCCGAACAGGTGTTTTTAAAAGCCCTCGAGAAGATATCGGGTTTCGAATGGCGGGGAGCGCCGTTTTCGTCCTGGTTATTCAGAATCGCCTCCAACCTGGTCATCGATTTTTATCGCGCAGGCAAGTATGAGATGGTCGACATCTCGTGCGAGGAGGATTCTCTCTATGTCGGCGGGTGCGGACCGGAAGAGTCCGCGATGCGCGAGCACGATAGGGCAAGCCTGGTCGATGCGATAAAGACGCTCACCGAGGAGCAGCAGCAGGTGATAATATTCCGCTTCATCTTGGGGATGAGCAACGAGGAAGTCGCCGAGGTAATAGGTAAGAATGTAGGTGCGGTCAAGGCATTGCGGCACCGAGCTATAAACGCTCTAGGCAAGACTTTAGGGAGAGAGTAA
- a CDS encoding aminodeoxychorismate/anthranilate synthase component II has protein sequence MIVMIDNYDSFTFNLVQYLAEMGQELVVYRNDEVSVDDVLADKPDKIVISPGPGRPEEAGISIDLIKAAAGKIPVLGVCLGHQAIGAAFGGKVVHAGVLVHGKTSKISHDGKTIFEGLPNPFIATRYHSLVVERESLPPELEISAETEDGLIMALRRRDFPIEGVQFHPESILTSEGKALLRNFVAAGDTSRAAAV, from the coding sequence ATGATTGTAATGATCGACAACTACGATTCATTCACTTTCAATTTGGTGCAATATTTGGCCGAGATGGGTCAAGAACTCGTTGTTTATAGAAACGACGAGGTAAGTGTCGACGATGTCCTGGCGGACAAACCCGACAAAATCGTCATATCGCCCGGCCCGGGGAGGCCGGAGGAGGCCGGCATATCTATCGACCTCATAAAGGCGGCGGCGGGCAAGATACCGGTACTCGGTGTGTGCTTGGGACATCAGGCTATCGGCGCCGCATTCGGCGGCAAGGTCGTCCACGCGGGCGTTCTGGTCCACGGCAAGACCTCGAAGATAAGCCACGACGGAAAGACGATATTTGAGGGCTTGCCGAATCCGTTTATCGCGACGCGGTATCACTCGCTCGTCGTGGAGCGCGAATCGCTCCCGCCGGAGCTTGAAATATCGGCCGAGACCGAGGACGGGCTTATCATGGCGCTTCGCCGGCGCGACTTCCCCATCGAAGGCGTGCAGTTCCATCCCGAATCGATTTTGACAAGCGAGGGAAAGGCGCTCTTAAGGAACTTCGTCGCGGCAGGCGACACCAGCCGCGCCGCCGCGGTTTAG